Proteins from a single region of Ziziphus jujuba cultivar Dongzao chromosome 1, ASM3175591v1:
- the LOC107419736 gene encoding uncharacterized protein LOC107419736, whose amino-acid sequence MDSLLANYASSDDEEVEEQQRPAKRTALESDSGPGNSTAHSTSSLFSSLPQRKSSSLFQSLPLPKQSLPNPLASKPKPVLDDDEDGEEPYSKPSSRSSETAPKSSSSSSSLFSKLPQPKSQFPQQQPSPILSTSEPNTKRVIQFKPPVVTLKSSELDDDDDEDDREKEKKNETDPLQTKSVASFLSSIPAPKNSSTLGVLPSSGSGRRAIVVETQVSASNSGGSAAENDREIDQNSGSLANYNNPANHGQVDSYGDYQNAVQDASFVDYGNYHSNFDQNVNVGVSGQMGSEIGVADGSGYGNYEGYGSYVDYGQYTNSVADGSEVSIMCESELRVNGKRGRDKIPTEIVEVKQDELMKNRPREDQAKLTGIAFGPAYQPASTKGKPSKLHKRKHQIGSLYFDMKQKETELAERRSRGFLTKAETQAKYGW is encoded by the exons ATGGATTCTCTGCTCGCCAACTATGCCTCTTCGGACGACGAAGAAGTAGAAGAGCAACAACGACCTGCAAAACGCACAGCTTTAGAATCCGATTCGGGCCCTGGAAATAGCACTGCTCATTCAACCTCTTCTCTTTTCTCGTCTCTCCCACAACGCAAATCCTCTTCTCTCTTCCAATCCCTTCCTCTCCCAAAGCAAAGCCTCCCAAACCCCTTAGCTTCGAAGCCCAAACCTGttcttgatgatgatgaggatggTGAAGAACCATATTCAAAACCCTCCTCCAGATCCAGCGAAACTGCCCCTaaatcctcttcttcttcttcttctttgttctcGAAGCTTCCTCAGCCCAAATCCCAATTTCCACAGCAGCAGCCCTCTCCGATTCTTTCGACCTCAGAGCCCAATACCAAAAGGGTCATCCAGTTCAAGCCTCCCGTTGTAACCTTGAAATCGAGCGAGCTCGATGATGACGACGACGAAGACGACCGagagaaggaaaagaagaatGAGACCGACCCGTTACAAACGAAGTCGGTGGCGTCTTTTCTATCGAGCATTCCTGCGCCCAAGAATTCCTCTACGCTGGGTGTTCTTCCTTCCTCGGGATCGGGACGGAGAGCGATAGTAGTCGAAACCCAAGTCTCTGCTTCGAATTCTGGTGGTTCTGCGGCCGAGAACGATAGGGAAATCGATCAAAATTCTGGGAGTCTTGCAAATTATAATAATCCTGCGAATCATGGACAGGTTGATAGTTATGGGGATTATCAAAATGCAGTACAAGATGCGAGCTTCGTTGATTATGGGAATTACCATTCGAATTTTGATCAAAATGTGAATGTTGGTGTTAGTGGTCAAATGGGATCGGAAATTGGTGTTGCGGATGGTTCAGGTTATGGAAATTATGAGGGTTATGGAAGCTATGTTGATTATGGGCAATACACAAATAGTGTGGCTGATGGTTCTGAGGTATCGATAATGTGTGAAAGTGAGCTTAGAGTGAATGGAAAGAGAGGGAGGGATAAGATTCCTACAGAAATAGTTGAGGTTAAGCAAGATGAGTTGATGAAGAATCGTCCCAGGGAAGACCAGGCCAAGTTAACCGGAATAGCTTTTGGTCCTGCTTATCAG CCTGCTTCGACCAAGGGGAAGCCTTCAAAGCTGCATAAGAGAAAGCATCAGATCGGTTCTTTATACTTTGACATGAAGCAGAAGGAGACGGAATTAGCAGAGCGTCGCTCACGAGGCTTCCTCACAAAAGCTGAAACGCAAGCAAAGTATGGTTGGTGA
- the LOC107421731 gene encoding transcription factor bHLH35: MASPFGSQFQTNQNYPASNLQPLNSLSLTNSVHLSMDNIGEEYKHYWETNMFLQTEELDSWGLDEAFSVYYDSSSPDGAASSAASKNIVSERNRRKKLNERLFALRAVVPNISKMDKASIIKDAIDYIQQLHEQERRIQAEIMELESGKLKKNPGGYDFEQELPVLLRSKKKKTEQFYDSGGSRTSPIEVLDLRVTYMGDRTLVVSLTCSKKTDTMVKICEVFESLKLKIITANITAFSGRLLKTVFVEADEEEKEQLKIKIETAIAALNDPQSPMSI; encoded by the exons ATGGCATCCCCTTTTGGTTCCCAATTccaaacaaatcaaaattaCCCAGCCTCCAACCTCCAACCcctcaactctctctctctcactaacAGTGTTCATCTCTCCATGGATAACATTGGTGAGGAATACAAACATTACTGGGAAACCAACATGTTTCTCCAGACTGAAGAGCTTGATAG TTGGGGCTTAGACGAGGCTTTCTCTGTTTACTACGATTCAAGCTCGCCGGACGGAGCGGCGTCTTCGGCGGCGTCGAAGAATATAGTATCCGAGAGGAACAGAAGGAAGAAGCTGAATGAAAGGCTGTTTGCTCTCAGAGCTGTGGTCCCCAACATCAGCAAG ATGGATAAAGCTTCAATAATCAAAGACGCAATTGACTATATCCAGCAGCTTCATGAACAAGAGAGAAGAATTCAAGCAGAGATTATGGAGTTGGAATCAGGGAAATTGAAGAAGAACCCAGGTGGTTATGATTTTGAGCAAGAATTACCTGTACTGTTGagatcaaagaagaagaaaacagagcAGTTTTATGATTCTGGGGGATCAAGAACTTCCCCTATTGAAGTCCTTGAC CTGAGAGTGACGTACATGGGGGATAGGACTTTGGTGGTGAGCTTGACATGCAGTAAGAAAACGGACACGATGGTAAAAATTTGTGAAGTGTTCGAATCTTTGAAGCTCAAGATCATTACAGCTAATATTACTGCTTTCTCTGGAAGGCTTTTGAAAACAGTCTTCGTTGAG GCGGATGAAGAGGAGAAAGAACAATTGAAGATTAAAATTGAAACAGCCATTGCAGCTCTCAATGACCCACAAAGCCCCATGAGCATCTAA